In one window of Legionella fallonii LLAP-10 DNA:
- a CDS encoding cryptochrome/photolyase family protein encodes MSTAIIWFRQDLRCHDNPALTLACQNHQKLIPLYIKEANPVLPIGEAQQWWLHHSLSSLKKELNRVHLDLHFRAAEPLTLLKELVVQYQVDAVYWNRCYEPMHIARDQMIKAELKNLGVKVISSNGSLLNEPWEVLNQAGSYFKVFTPYWRQCLRQMHVSTQWQIVQWPLNQAVYSQPLEEWHLLPSQPNWAEEFSLHWQPGEEGAAIRLQQFILEHLQHYKEQRNVPAISTTSRLSPHLHFGEISPQQIWRAIQQAMSDSDCDLPSAQTYLTELGWREFSYHLLYHYPRLMDTHFKSQFDHFPWRDDDRALKLWQKGFTGYPIVDAGMRELWQTGYMHNRVRMIVASFLTKDLLIDWRKGAAWFWNTLVDADLANNSASWQWVAGCGADAAPYYRIFNPVLQGEKFDPHGDYVKHWVAELRAMDKKWVHRPWEAPKEALPLVLGVDYPFPIVDHQYARQEALSLYKGLKE; translated from the coding sequence ATGTCCACCGCAATAATCTGGTTTAGGCAAGATCTTCGTTGTCATGATAATCCCGCACTAACGCTGGCATGCCAAAATCATCAAAAACTTATTCCTCTTTATATTAAAGAAGCTAATCCAGTGTTACCTATAGGTGAGGCGCAACAATGGTGGCTTCATCATTCATTATCCTCCTTAAAAAAAGAGCTTAACCGCGTGCATCTGGATTTACATTTTAGGGCTGCGGAGCCATTAACTCTTTTAAAAGAATTAGTTGTCCAGTATCAAGTAGATGCCGTGTATTGGAATCGATGTTATGAACCCATGCACATCGCTCGAGATCAAATGATTAAAGCAGAATTAAAAAATCTTGGTGTCAAAGTGATTAGCAGTAATGGCAGTTTATTAAATGAACCATGGGAAGTACTTAATCAAGCGGGCTCTTACTTTAAAGTATTTACTCCTTATTGGCGGCAATGTTTACGACAAATGCACGTCAGTACCCAATGGCAAATAGTACAATGGCCCTTAAATCAAGCCGTCTACTCACAACCGCTAGAAGAATGGCATTTATTACCTTCCCAACCTAATTGGGCAGAAGAGTTTTCTCTTCATTGGCAGCCAGGAGAAGAGGGGGCGGCAATTAGGTTACAGCAATTTATCCTTGAGCATCTACAGCACTACAAAGAACAACGTAACGTACCCGCTATTTCAACCACATCACGATTATCGCCGCACTTGCATTTTGGTGAAATTAGTCCGCAGCAAATTTGGCGAGCAATACAACAGGCCATGTCAGACTCTGATTGTGATTTACCCTCAGCACAAACCTACCTTACAGAACTCGGCTGGAGGGAGTTTTCTTATCATTTGCTCTACCATTATCCTCGTTTGATGGATACTCATTTTAAAAGTCAGTTCGATCATTTTCCTTGGAGGGATGATGACCGAGCGCTTAAGCTTTGGCAAAAAGGGTTCACAGGGTATCCCATAGTGGATGCGGGCATGCGTGAATTATGGCAAACAGGCTATATGCATAATCGGGTGAGAATGATAGTAGCCTCTTTTTTGACTAAAGATCTACTCATTGATTGGCGGAAAGGGGCTGCATGGTTTTGGAATACTCTTGTGGATGCGGATTTAGCTAATAACTCTGCCAGTTGGCAATGGGTTGCTGGTTGTGGGGCTGATGCGGCGCCCTATTATAGAATTTTTAATCCTGTACTTCAGGGGGAGAAGTTCGATCCTCACGGGGACTATGTTAAGCATTGGGTCGCTGAGTTAAGAGCGATGGACAAAAAATGGGTACACCGACCCTGGGAAGCCCCTAAGGAGGCTTTACCATTAGTTTTAGGTGTTGATTATCCTTTTCCTATTGTTGATCATCAGTATGCGCGTCAGGAGGCCTTGTCTCTTTATAAAGGATTGAAGGAGTAA
- a CDS encoding GNAT family N-acetyltransferase: protein MLTKTHQLDEEQLKQLEELRVLCKGRDSSTPNLYTHILAQPRAFPASLLYYNDQHQLIAFLGVYFFYDDAVEVSLLVHPSYRRQGIGKQLILAILPLVQSQNYHKLIFSSPAQLNNLWLFTNGFSYLHSEYYMERDDLNPLLEYKQTLTYRTATEDDIPLLCAFDEACFPTKQLDSVERFQHLLNGREYQIIIAYQNNRPIGKAHLRWLDNGATLSDIAVLPAKQGQGLGTTLITYCINMALSEGKPHLNLDVETHNERALKLYTRLGFVTQNACDYWAIDANNFLN from the coding sequence ATGTTAACAAAGACGCATCAGCTTGACGAAGAACAACTAAAACAACTAGAAGAATTACGTGTTCTATGTAAGGGTAGAGATAGCAGTACACCCAATTTATATACTCACATCCTCGCTCAGCCTAGAGCGTTCCCTGCTAGCTTGTTGTACTACAATGACCAACACCAATTAATTGCATTTTTAGGGGTTTATTTTTTTTATGATGATGCGGTTGAGGTATCATTACTTGTTCATCCATCTTATCGTCGACAAGGGATTGGTAAACAACTTATCCTTGCCATTTTACCGCTTGTTCAATCGCAAAATTACCATAAGTTAATTTTTTCTAGTCCAGCGCAACTGAATAATCTCTGGTTATTCACTAATGGCTTTTCTTATCTCCATAGTGAATATTATATGGAGAGAGATGATTTAAATCCTTTATTGGAATACAAGCAAACGTTAACCTACCGTACAGCAACCGAAGACGACATTCCGCTGCTTTGTGCTTTTGATGAGGCCTGCTTCCCGACCAAACAACTGGATTCAGTAGAACGCTTCCAACATTTACTCAATGGTAGAGAATACCAAATCATTATTGCGTACCAAAACAATAGGCCTATAGGTAAAGCCCATCTTCGCTGGTTAGATAATGGCGCGACTTTATCTGATATAGCGGTATTGCCCGCCAAACAAGGCCAAGGTTTAGGTACTACCCTAATTACCTACTGTATCAATATGGCTTTAAGTGAAGGTAAGCCGCATCTTAATCTTGATGTGGAAACTCATAATGAAAGAGCTCTCAAACTCTATACTCGCCTAGGTTTTGTCACCCAAAATGCCTGCGATTACTGGGCAATTGATGCCAATAACTTTCTTAATTAA